In Burkholderiales bacterium, a genomic segment contains:
- a CDS encoding phosphoribosylaminoimidazolesuccinocarboxamide synthase — MNDRPLLEVRLKSLPFLHRGKVRDLFAVGEDKLLVVQTDRLSAFDVVLPTPVPGKGRVLTALSLFWFRKLAHVLPNHLLDIAPESVVAAEERDLVAGRAMVVRRLRPLPVEAIVRGYLAGSGWKEYQKTGSICGIALPPGLREAEKLPQPIFTPSTKAAAGTHDENIAFREVESAIGKTLAAQVRDKALALYGEAAEYAAGRGIIIADTKFEFGLDAAGTLFLIDEALTPDSSRFWPRSQYRVGASPPSFDKQFVRDWLEAQHWNKKPPAPALPPDILARTAAKYEEALRLLTS; from the coding sequence ATGAACGACCGCCCCCTTCTCGAAGTGCGCCTGAAGTCCCTGCCTTTCCTGCATCGAGGAAAGGTGCGCGATCTCTTCGCGGTTGGCGAGGACAAGCTGCTCGTGGTGCAGACCGACCGACTCTCCGCGTTCGACGTCGTGCTGCCCACGCCGGTACCCGGCAAGGGCCGCGTCCTCACCGCGCTGTCGTTGTTCTGGTTCCGCAAGCTCGCGCACGTGCTGCCCAACCATCTGCTGGACATCGCCCCAGAGTCGGTCGTGGCCGCGGAGGAGCGCGATCTGGTTGCGGGCCGCGCCATGGTCGTGCGCAGACTCAGACCGCTGCCCGTCGAGGCCATCGTGCGCGGTTATCTCGCCGGATCCGGCTGGAAGGAATACCAGAAGACCGGATCGATCTGCGGCATCGCCCTGCCGCCCGGCTTGCGCGAGGCGGAAAAACTGCCCCAGCCGATTTTTACCCCGTCCACCAAAGCCGCCGCCGGCACCCACGACGAGAACATCGCCTTCCGGGAGGTCGAAAGCGCAATCGGCAAGACGCTCGCCGCTCAGGTGCGCGACAAGGCGCTCGCGCTCTATGGCGAGGCCGCGGAGTATGCCGCCGGGCGCGGCATCATCATCGCCGACACCAAGTTCGAGTTCGGGCTCGATGCCGCCGGGACGCTCTTCCTGATCGACGAAGCGCTCACGCCCGACTCGTCGCGATTCTGGCCGCGATCGCAATACCGCGTCGGCGCGAGCCCGCCGTCGTTCGACAAGCAGTTCGTGCGTGACTGGCTGGAAGCGCAGCACTGGAACAAGAAACCGCCGGCTCCCGCACTGCCGCCCGACATCCTCGCCAGGACCGCCGCCAAGTACGAAGAGGCCTTGCGGCTGCTGACCTCGTGA
- a CDS encoding 5-(carboxyamino)imidazole ribonucleotide synthase, with protein MIAPGAWLGLLGGGQLGRMFTMAAQSMGYKVAVLDPGAHSPAGSVADLHIAADYLDPSALADLGRRCAAATTEFENVPAESLRTLAASCVVSPGADSVSIAQDRIREKTFLRDSGFDVAPFAVVRSESDLTAPGIDALLPGVLKVSRFGYDGKGQIRVAGRGELPGAFARLQREPCVLERLLALDKEVSVIVARGFDGTVRTWPVAENRHANGILDVSIVPARIAPQLAQEARAVAIRVAERLDYRGVLCVEFFVPAHGALLVNEIAPRPHNSGHYSIDACVTSQFEQQVRVLCGLPLGDTAMHCPAVMVNLLGELWAAGEPRWEHVLRHPRAKLHLYGKQEARPGRKMGHFTVLDEDLERALGLAIEIKSLLVCDAAAPGPGGPRQVQRA; from the coding sequence ATGATCGCACCCGGCGCCTGGCTCGGACTGCTCGGCGGCGGGCAGCTCGGCCGCATGTTCACCATGGCCGCGCAGAGCATGGGCTACAAGGTCGCGGTGCTCGATCCCGGCGCGCACAGCCCCGCGGGCAGCGTGGCCGACCTGCACATTGCGGCGGATTATCTGGACCCTTCCGCGCTCGCCGACCTCGGCAGGCGCTGCGCGGCCGCCACCACGGAGTTCGAGAACGTGCCGGCCGAGAGCCTGCGCACGCTCGCGGCGAGCTGCGTGGTGAGCCCGGGGGCCGACAGCGTGTCGATCGCGCAGGACCGGATCCGCGAAAAGACCTTTCTGCGCGACAGCGGGTTCGACGTCGCGCCGTTCGCGGTCGTGCGCAGCGAATCGGATCTGACCGCTCCCGGTATCGACGCCCTGCTGCCGGGGGTGCTCAAGGTCAGCCGCTTCGGCTACGACGGCAAGGGCCAGATCCGTGTGGCAGGCCGCGGCGAACTTCCCGGCGCATTCGCGCGGCTTCAGCGCGAGCCGTGCGTGCTGGAGCGCTTGCTGGCGCTGGACAAGGAGGTCAGCGTGATCGTCGCGCGCGGATTCGACGGCACGGTGAGAACCTGGCCTGTGGCGGAGAACCGCCACGCCAACGGCATCCTCGACGTTTCGATCGTCCCGGCCCGCATCGCGCCGCAACTGGCGCAAGAGGCGCGCGCGGTGGCGATCCGCGTGGCCGAGCGGCTCGACTACCGGGGCGTGCTGTGCGTCGAATTCTTCGTGCCGGCGCACGGCGCGTTGCTGGTCAACGAGATCGCACCCCGTCCGCACAACAGCGGGCATTACTCGATCGACGCCTGCGTGACTTCGCAATTCGAGCAGCAGGTCCGGGTGCTCTGCGGGCTGCCGCTCGGCGACACCGCGATGCACTGCCCGGCGGTGATGGTGAACCTGCTGGGCGAGCTGTGGGCGGCCGGCGAGCCGCGCTGGGAGCACGTACTGCGCCATCCGCGGGCGAAGCTGCATCTGTACGGCAAGCAGGAAGCCAGGCCGGGGCGCAAGATGGGTCACTTCACGGTGCTCGACGAGGATCTCGAAAGGGCGCTCGGGCTGGCGATCGAGATCAAATCGCTGCTCGTCTGCGACGCGGCGGCGCCCGGCCCGGGTGGACCGCGCCAGGTGCAGCGCGCATGA
- the purE gene encoding 5-(carboxyamino)imidazole ribonucleotide mutase: MARAIRSPKPLVGVVMGSHSDWKVMQHAAAVLREFGVPFEARVLSAHRTPDEMFRYAEQAARRGLRAIIAGAGGAAHLPGMLASKTVLPVLGVPVTSRALKGLDSLLSIAQMPRGVPVGTFAVGEPGAANAALFAVAMLAVYDAGLARKLAAFRARQRAKVRAMKLPKAVGR; encoded by the coding sequence ATGGCGCGCGCCATCCGCAGCCCCAAGCCCCTCGTTGGCGTCGTGATGGGCAGCCACAGCGACTGGAAGGTCATGCAGCACGCGGCGGCGGTGCTGCGCGAGTTCGGCGTGCCCTTCGAGGCGCGCGTGCTGTCCGCGCACCGCACGCCCGACGAGATGTTTCGGTACGCCGAGCAGGCAGCGCGCCGCGGGCTGCGCGCGATCATCGCCGGCGCGGGCGGCGCCGCGCATCTACCCGGCATGCTCGCTTCGAAGACCGTGCTGCCGGTGCTCGGGGTGCCGGTCACTTCGCGCGCGCTCAAGGGGCTGGACTCGCTGCTGTCGATTGCGCAGATGCCCAGAGGCGTGCCGGTCGGCACGTTCGCGGTGGGCGAGCCCGGCGCCGCCAACGCCGCGCTGTTCGCGGTCGCGATGCTCGCCGTGTACGACGCGGGCCTTGCGCGCAAGCTGGCGGCGTTCCGGGCCCGCCAGCGCGCCAAGGTGCGGGCGATGAAGTTGCCGAAGGCGGTCGGTCGATGA
- the sugE gene encoding quaternary ammonium compound efflux SMR transporter SugE has protein sequence MAWLMLLLAGLLEIVWAVGLKYTDGFTRLWPSAITVVAMILSVVFLALALREIPVGTGYAVWTGIGAVGAAVLGIVLFNESKELARLLCIALIVAGIVGLKLTSPH, from the coding sequence ATGGCCTGGCTCATGCTTTTGCTCGCCGGATTGCTGGAGATCGTCTGGGCGGTGGGCCTGAAGTACACCGACGGCTTTACGCGGCTGTGGCCCAGTGCGATCACCGTGGTGGCGATGATTCTCAGCGTGGTGTTTCTCGCCCTGGCGCTGCGCGAGATTCCGGTGGGTACCGGCTACGCGGTGTGGACCGGCATCGGTGCGGTCGGTGCGGCGGTGCTGGGCATCGTGCTGTTCAACGAGTCGAAGGAGCTGGCGCGGCTGTTGTGCATTGCCCTCATCGTCGCCGGCATCGTCGGACTCAAGCTCACGTCGCCCCACTGA
- the pyk gene encoding pyruvate kinase, with product MQRSTKIVATLGPASGDRDVLARMIAAGVDVVRMNFSHGTREEHLARAQTVREVARSLERTVGIMCDLQGPKIRIGRFRNGRIQLSRGEVFILDARCEEGDQERVGLDYKELTRDVRSGDVLLLDDGRIVLDVQKVAGEEIVTTVRVGGELSNNKGINRQGGGLTAPALTAKDMEDIKTAVAMKTDFVAVSFPKSGADMYMARELMRAAGGSAMLIAKMERAEAINALEDLLAACDGIMVARGDLAVEVGDAAVPALQKRMIRTARERNKLTITATQMMESMISSPVPTRAEVSDVANAVLDGTDAVMLSAETATGKYPVETVEAMARICLEAEKSAEVTLDRDFLNRVFTRIDQSIAMAALFTAYHLKVKAIAALTQSGSTALWISRLNAGVPIYALTPEVSTRYRMSLFRDVFPFMIGYQGHDRDQLLQEAEEQLVKNGVVQEGDLIVITFGEPIGAPGGTNTMKIVKVGEHRRP from the coding sequence ATGCAACGAAGCACGAAAATCGTAGCCACGCTCGGCCCCGCCTCCGGCGATCGCGACGTGCTCGCCCGGATGATCGCGGCAGGCGTGGACGTGGTGCGCATGAACTTTTCCCACGGCACGCGCGAGGAACACCTGGCACGCGCGCAAACGGTGCGCGAAGTGGCACGCTCGCTGGAGCGCACGGTCGGCATCATGTGCGACCTGCAGGGTCCCAAGATCCGCATCGGCCGTTTCAGGAACGGGCGCATCCAGCTGTCCAGGGGTGAGGTCTTCATCCTGGACGCGCGTTGCGAGGAAGGCGACCAGGAGCGCGTCGGTCTGGATTACAAGGAACTTACGCGCGACGTGCGAAGCGGCGACGTGCTGTTGCTCGACGACGGCAGGATCGTGCTTGACGTGCAGAAGGTGGCCGGCGAGGAAATCGTCACCACCGTGCGCGTGGGCGGCGAGTTGTCCAACAACAAGGGCATCAACCGGCAGGGGGGCGGACTCACCGCGCCGGCGCTCACCGCGAAGGACATGGAAGACATCAAGACCGCGGTGGCCATGAAGACCGACTTCGTGGCGGTGTCCTTCCCGAAGAGCGGCGCCGACATGTACATGGCGCGCGAGCTGATGCGCGCCGCCGGAGGCAGCGCGATGCTGATCGCCAAGATGGAACGCGCCGAAGCGATCAACGCGCTGGAGGATCTGCTCGCCGCCTGCGACGGCATCATGGTCGCGCGCGGCGATCTCGCGGTGGAGGTCGGCGATGCCGCGGTGCCGGCGCTGCAGAAGCGCATGATTCGCACGGCACGCGAGCGCAACAAGCTCACGATCACCGCGACCCAGATGATGGAGTCCATGATCTCCAGCCCGGTGCCGACCCGTGCCGAGGTCTCCGACGTCGCCAACGCCGTGCTCGATGGCACCGACGCGGTCATGCTTTCCGCCGAAACCGCCACCGGAAAATACCCGGTGGAAACGGTAGAGGCGATGGCGCGCATCTGTCTGGAGGCGGAGAAGTCGGCGGAAGTGACGCTGGACCGGGATTTTCTGAATCGCGTGTTCACACGCATCGACCAGTCGATCGCGATGGCGGCGCTGTTCACCGCCTACCATCTGAAGGTCAAGGCGATCGCCGCGCTCACACAGTCCGGATCCACGGCGCTATGGATCTCGCGTCTGAATGCCGGGGTGCCGATCTACGCGCTCACCCCCGAGGTCTCGACGCGCTACCGGATGAGCCTGTTCCGCGACGTCTTCCCCTTCATGATCGGCTATCAGGGCCACGACCGCGATCAGTTGCTGCAGGAGGCCGAAGAGCAGCTGGTCAAGAACGGTGTGGTCCAGGAAGGCGACCTGATCGTGATCACGTTCGGCGAGCCGATCGGCGCGCCGGGCGGAACCAACACCATGAAGATCGTGAAGGTCGGCGAGCATCGCCGGCCCTGA
- a CDS encoding phosphoglycerate kinase, giving the protein MPILRMTDLDLRGKRVFIRADLNVPLDDAGRIADDTRIRAALPGIRHALDAGAAVMVTSHLGRPTEGVLRPEDSLAPVAARLSELLGLPVPLKTEWVEGVQVEPGQVVLLENCRVNKGEKKNDEALARKMARLCDVYVNDAFATAHRAEATTHGIAKYAPVACAGPLMIAEIDALTQALSSPKRPLIAIVAGAKVSTKLTILSELARKVDHLIVGGGIANTFLLAKGWKIGRSLAEPELVAEARKVMEAVAANGGNVPLPVDVVCAKELSATAQATVKDVKDVADDDRILDIGPRSAKQLAEMLSGAGTIVWNGPVGVFEYEQFSAGTRTLAAAIANSQAFSIAGGGDTVAAIAKFGIADRIGYISTAGGAFLEFLEGKKLPAIEILEQRGG; this is encoded by the coding sequence ATGCCCATCCTGCGAATGACCGACCTCGACCTGCGCGGCAAGCGAGTGTTCATCCGTGCCGATCTGAACGTGCCGCTGGACGACGCGGGCAGGATCGCCGATGACACGCGCATTCGCGCCGCGCTTCCCGGCATCCGGCATGCGCTGGACGCGGGCGCGGCGGTGATGGTGACCTCGCATCTGGGCCGTCCCACCGAGGGCGTATTGCGCCCCGAGGATTCACTGGCGCCGGTCGCCGCGCGCCTCTCCGAGTTGCTCGGCCTGCCGGTGCCGCTCAAGACCGAGTGGGTGGAGGGCGTGCAGGTCGAGCCCGGCCAGGTCGTGCTGCTGGAGAATTGCCGGGTCAACAAGGGCGAAAAGAAGAACGACGAGGCGCTCGCCCGGAAGATGGCCAGGCTGTGCGACGTCTATGTCAACGACGCCTTCGCCACGGCGCACCGCGCCGAAGCCACCACCCACGGCATCGCCAAATATGCGCCGGTGGCCTGCGCCGGTCCGCTGATGATCGCCGAGATCGACGCGCTCACGCAGGCCCTGTCCTCTCCGAAGCGCCCGCTGATCGCCATCGTGGCCGGTGCCAAGGTCTCGACCAAGCTCACCATCCTGAGCGAGCTGGCCAGGAAGGTGGATCATCTGATCGTCGGCGGCGGGATCGCCAACACGTTTCTACTGGCCAAGGGATGGAAGATCGGCAGGTCGCTGGCAGAGCCCGAGCTGGTGGCCGAGGCGCGCAAGGTCATGGAAGCCGTCGCGGCCAACGGCGGCAACGTGCCATTGCCGGTGGATGTGGTATGCGCGAAGGAGCTGTCCGCGACCGCGCAGGCTACTGTGAAGGACGTCAAGGACGTGGCCGACGACGACCGGATCCTCGACATCGGACCCCGGAGCGCGAAGCAGCTCGCCGAGATGCTCTCGGGCGCGGGGACCATCGTGTGGAACGGTCCGGTCGGCGTTTTCGAGTACGAGCAGTTCTCCGCCGGCACCCGGACGCTGGCTGCCGCGATCGCCAACTCGCAAGCGTTCTCGATCGCCGGAGGCGGCGACACGGTCGCGGCGATCGCCAAGTTCGGGATCGCGGATCGCATCGGCTACATCTCCACCGCGGGCGGCGCTTTCCTCGAGTTCCTCGAGGGCAAGAAGCTGCCGGCGATCGAGATCCTCGAGCAGCGCGGGGGCTGA
- the gap gene encoding type I glyceraldehyde-3-phosphate dehydrogenase, with protein MPIRAAINGYGRIGRNILRAHYEAGKKHALEIVAINDLGDAQINAHLTRYDTAHGKFPGSVAVDGDYLIVNGDRIRVCAQKNPADLPWKELGVDLVLECTGLFTSKAKASAHISAGAKKVIISAPGEKDVDATVVYGVNHGTLKASHTVISNASCTTNCLAPLAKALNDRIGIASGLMTTIHAYTNDQVLTDVYHKDLRRARSATMSMIPTKTGAAAAVGLVLPELNGRLDGFAIRVPTINVSIVDLSFVAKRATSVEEVNRAVRDASESDLKGILEYSKEPLVSIDFNHNPASSIFDATLTKVSDGALVKVCSWYDNEWGFSNRMLDVAVALMNAK; from the coding sequence ATGCCCATACGCGCAGCGATCAACGGGTACGGCCGCATCGGCCGCAACATTCTTCGCGCCCACTACGAAGCCGGCAAGAAGCACGCGCTGGAGATCGTCGCGATCAACGATCTCGGCGATGCGCAGATCAACGCCCATCTCACGCGTTACGACACCGCGCACGGGAAGTTTCCAGGCAGTGTGGCCGTGGACGGCGATTACCTGATTGTCAACGGCGATCGCATCCGGGTGTGCGCGCAGAAGAATCCCGCGGACCTGCCCTGGAAGGAACTGGGCGTGGACCTGGTGCTCGAGTGCACCGGCCTGTTCACGAGCAAGGCCAAGGCGAGCGCGCATATCTCGGCGGGCGCGAAGAAAGTCATCATTTCCGCGCCCGGGGAGAAGGACGTCGACGCCACCGTGGTCTATGGCGTGAACCACGGCACGCTCAAGGCCTCGCATACCGTCATCTCCAACGCTTCCTGCACCACCAACTGCCTGGCGCCGCTGGCGAAGGCCCTCAACGACCGCATCGGCATCGCCAGCGGTCTGATGACGACCATCCACGCCTATACCAACGATCAGGTGCTCACCGATGTCTATCACAAGGACCTGCGCCGGGCGCGTTCGGCCACGATGTCGATGATTCCCACCAAGACCGGAGCGGCGGCGGCGGTGGGTCTGGTGCTGCCGGAACTCAACGGCAGGCTCGATGGTTTCGCGATCCGTGTACCGACCATCAACGTCTCGATCGTGGATCTGTCTTTCGTCGCCAAACGCGCGACTTCGGTCGAGGAAGTGAACCGGGCCGTCAGGGACGCATCGGAGTCCGACCTGAAGGGCATTCTCGAGTACAGCAAGGAGCCGCTGGTGTCGATCGACTTCAATCACAATCCGGCCTCCTCGATTTTCGACGCGACGTTGACCAAAGTCTCCGATGGCGCGCTGGTGAAGGTCTGCTCGTGGTACGACAACGAGTGGGGCTTCTCCAACCGCATGCTCGACGTGGCGGTCGCTCTGATGAACGCGAAGTAG
- a CDS encoding ABC transporter substrate-binding protein, translated as MKSRPIRKTLLLTALLLAAGALRAGEVEVLHWWTSGGEARSVAELKKILESKGDKWKDFAVAGGGGETAMTVLKSRVVSGKPPTAAQVKGPGIQEWAREGVLANLDAVAREGQWDSLLPPVVSNVMKYQGHYVAVPVNVHRVNWMWANPAVFQKAGAKIPTNWDEFAAAAEKIQKAGFIAVAHGGQPWQDATVFESIALGVGGADWYRKAFVDLDPKALNSPTMEKAFATLRTFQKYVDKDAANRDWNLATAMVINGKAAMQLMGDWAKGEFTAAGKVPGRDYACVPAPGTQGAFTFNIDSFIMFKQKDQEAQKAQAHLAAAIMEPKFQEVFNLNKGSIPVRMGMDLSKFDQCAKDSAAEFSAAAKNNRLVPSWAHEMAMPPANKGAMFDVVTAFMNTPSMTPKMAAERMAAAGKK; from the coding sequence GTGAAATCGCGTCCCATTCGCAAGACGTTGCTGTTGACCGCGTTGCTGCTGGCCGCTGGCGCGCTGCGCGCCGGCGAAGTGGAAGTGCTGCACTGGTGGACTTCCGGCGGCGAGGCGAGGTCGGTGGCCGAATTGAAGAAGATCCTGGAAAGCAAGGGCGACAAGTGGAAGGACTTCGCCGTGGCGGGCGGCGGCGGCGAGACGGCGATGACGGTGCTGAAGTCGCGAGTGGTATCGGGCAAGCCGCCCACGGCGGCCCAGGTCAAGGGTCCCGGGATCCAGGAGTGGGCGCGCGAGGGCGTGCTCGCCAACCTCGACGCGGTGGCGAGGGAAGGCCAGTGGGACAGTCTGCTGCCGCCAGTGGTCAGCAACGTCATGAAATATCAGGGGCACTATGTCGCAGTCCCGGTCAACGTGCATCGCGTGAACTGGATGTGGGCCAATCCGGCGGTGTTTCAGAAGGCCGGCGCCAAGATCCCCACCAACTGGGACGAGTTCGCGGCCGCGGCGGAGAAGATCCAGAAAGCGGGATTCATCGCCGTTGCCCACGGTGGTCAGCCCTGGCAGGACGCCACGGTGTTCGAGTCGATCGCGCTCGGCGTCGGCGGCGCCGACTGGTACCGCAAGGCGTTCGTCGACCTGGACCCCAAGGCGCTCAACAGCCCGACGATGGAAAAGGCCTTCGCCACGTTGCGCACCTTCCAGAAGTATGTCGACAAGGACGCCGCCAATCGCGACTGGAACCTCGCCACCGCGATGGTGATCAACGGCAAGGCCGCAATGCAGCTCATGGGCGACTGGGCCAAGGGCGAGTTCACCGCCGCCGGCAAGGTGCCGGGCAGGGACTATGCGTGCGTGCCGGCGCCGGGAACCCAAGGCGCCTTCACCTTCAACATCGACAGCTTCATCATGTTCAAGCAGAAGGACCAGGAAGCGCAGAAGGCCCAGGCTCACCTCGCGGCGGCCATCATGGAACCGAAGTTCCAGGAAGTGTTCAACCTGAACAAGGGCTCGATCCCGGTGCGCATGGGCATGGACCTCTCGAAGTTTGACCAGTGCGCCAAGGACTCGGCGGCCGAATTCTCGGCGGCGGCCAAGAACAACCGCCTGGTGCCGAGCTGGGCGCACGAGATGGCGATGCCGCCCGCCAACAAGGGGGCGATGTTCGACGTGGTCACCGCGTTCATGAACACGCCCTCCATGACGCCGAAGATGGCCGCCGAGCGCATGGCCGCGGCAGGCAAGAAATAG
- a CDS encoding sugar ABC transporter permease: MNASAARAAAPPARPRFRDATDVVLPKIVLGPTLLCALIFIYGFILWTAWLSFTESRLLPRYDFAGLVQYIALFENERWWTALRNLAVFGSLFIAVCLGTGLLLAILLDQRIRAEGFLRAVYLYPMALSFIVTGTAWRWILNPGLGFQHLMRSWGFEDFTFDWIVTPGMSIYTVVIAGAWQSTGFVMALFLAGLRGVDESIIKAAQVDGAGLVRIYTRIIIPSLRPVFFSALIILAHIAIKSFDLVMALTGGGPGFSSDLPATFMYTFAFNRNQIGLGAASAMMMLITVVAVIVPLMYSETRRTHRG, from the coding sequence ATGAATGCCTCAGCCGCCCGGGCGGCGGCGCCGCCGGCCCGGCCGCGGTTCAGGGACGCCACCGACGTCGTGCTGCCCAAGATCGTCCTGGGACCGACGCTGCTGTGCGCGCTGATCTTCATCTACGGGTTCATCCTGTGGACGGCGTGGCTGTCCTTCACCGAATCGCGCCTGCTGCCGCGCTACGACTTCGCGGGACTCGTTCAGTACATCGCGCTGTTCGAGAACGAGCGCTGGTGGACCGCGCTCAGGAACCTTGCGGTGTTCGGCAGCCTGTTCATCGCCGTGTGTCTCGGCACGGGACTGCTGCTGGCGATTCTGCTCGATCAGCGCATCCGTGCGGAAGGCTTCCTGCGCGCCGTGTATCTCTATCCGATGGCGCTGTCTTTCATCGTGACCGGAACCGCGTGGCGCTGGATCCTCAATCCCGGTCTCGGATTCCAGCATCTGATGCGAAGCTGGGGGTTCGAGGATTTCACCTTCGACTGGATCGTCACGCCCGGCATGTCGATCTACACGGTCGTGATCGCCGGCGCCTGGCAGTCCACCGGATTCGTGATGGCGCTGTTTCTGGCCGGGCTGCGCGGCGTGGACGAGTCCATTATCAAGGCCGCTCAGGTCGATGGGGCCGGACTGGTGCGCATCTACACGCGCATCATCATTCCTTCGCTGCGCCCGGTGTTTTTCAGCGCACTCATCATCCTGGCGCACATCGCGATCAAAAGCTTCGATCTGGTGATGGCTCTGACCGGCGGAGGACCGGGCTTTTCCTCCGACCTGCCGGCGACGTTCATGTACACCTTCGCCTTCAATCGCAATCAGATCGGACTCGGCGCGGCGAGCGCGATGATGATGCTCATCACGGTGGTGGCGGTGATCGTGCCCCTGATGTATTCCGAGACGCGCAGGACGCACCGTGGCTGA
- a CDS encoding carbohydrate ABC transporter permease, whose amino-acid sequence MPLFVMITTSLKTLDDIRAGNLVALPREITFEAWAKAWASACTGVDCDGLKGNFWNSVSFVVPAVVISTLIGALNGYVLTKWRFRGSDLFFTLLLLGCFIPFQVVLLPMAQTLGYLGIANSITGLIFVHVVYGLAFTTLFFRNFYVTVPDDMVKAARIDGAGFFTTFWRIILPLSPPIVVVCVIWQFTQIWNDFLFGVVFSSGQRQPITVALNNLVNTSTGVKEYNVDMAAAIIAGLPTLFVYLVAGKYFVRGLTAGAIKG is encoded by the coding sequence ATGCCGCTGTTCGTGATGATCACGACATCGCTCAAGACGCTGGACGACATCCGCGCCGGCAACCTGGTCGCACTGCCGCGGGAGATCACCTTCGAAGCCTGGGCCAAGGCCTGGGCCAGCGCCTGCACCGGCGTGGACTGCGACGGGTTGAAAGGCAACTTCTGGAACTCGGTGAGCTTTGTCGTCCCGGCGGTGGTGATCTCGACGCTGATCGGCGCGCTCAACGGCTACGTGCTCACCAAGTGGCGCTTTCGCGGAAGCGACCTCTTCTTCACCCTGCTGCTCCTGGGCTGCTTCATTCCGTTCCAGGTGGTGCTCCTGCCGATGGCCCAGACGCTGGGTTACCTCGGTATCGCCAACTCCATTACCGGCCTGATCTTCGTGCACGTGGTCTACGGGCTGGCGTTCACGACGCTGTTCTTCCGCAACTTCTACGTCACGGTTCCCGACGACATGGTGAAAGCCGCGCGCATCGACGGAGCCGGCTTCTTCACCACGTTCTGGCGCATCATCCTGCCGCTGTCGCCGCCGATCGTCGTGGTGTGCGTGATCTGGCAGTTCACCCAGATCTGGAACGATTTCCTGTTCGGGGTCGTGTTCTCCTCGGGGCAAAGACAGCCCATCACGGTGGCGCTCAACAACCTGGTCAACACCTCCACCGGGGTGAAGGAGTACAACGTCGACATGGCCGCGGCGATCATCGCCGGGCTCCCGACGCTGTTCGTCTATCTGGTCGCCGGCAAGTACTTCGTGCGCGGGCTCACCGCCGGCGCGATCAAGGGGTAG
- the ugpC gene encoding sn-glycerol-3-phosphate ABC transporter ATP-binding protein UgpC, with the protein MAALSIRNVHKAFGPVRVLKGINLEVESGEFLILVGPSGCGKSTLLNMIAGLDTVTAGEIWIGGKLVNKLSPKDRDIAMVFQSYALYPTMNVRQNISFGLEMRKVPKEEQRRIVEKVAKILQIEHLLERKPSQLSGGQRQRVAMGRAIARDPQLFLFDEPLSNLDAKLRVEMRMEIKLLHEKLRATIVYVTHDQIEAMTLGSKIAVMKEGEIRQIGTPQEVYDDPADQFVAGFIGSPSMNFLPTRVIERDGGLGLEMRGSAGDFVLPVHRQAGKLRAWVGKEVVLGIRPEQITDVQQSRADGEVHRQRLKLELTEPTGPDTLAFVRLNEVNVCCRVRPDQCAPAGQVMELLFDLSKAVFFEPGSEKRIA; encoded by the coding sequence ATGGCCGCGCTGTCCATCCGCAACGTGCACAAGGCATTCGGTCCGGTCCGGGTGCTCAAAGGGATCAACCTCGAAGTCGAGTCCGGCGAATTCCTGATCCTGGTGGGCCCTTCGGGGTGCGGCAAGTCCACGCTGCTCAACATGATCGCCGGCCTGGACACCGTGACCGCGGGAGAGATCTGGATCGGAGGCAAGCTGGTGAACAAGCTCTCGCCCAAAGACCGCGACATCGCGATGGTATTCCAGTCCTACGCGCTGTATCCGACGATGAACGTGCGCCAGAACATCTCCTTCGGCCTCGAAATGAGAAAGGTGCCCAAGGAGGAGCAGCGACGCATCGTCGAGAAGGTTGCGAAGATCCTCCAGATCGAGCATCTGCTCGAACGCAAGCCGTCGCAGCTCTCCGGCGGCCAGCGCCAGCGCGTGGCGATGGGACGCGCGATTGCGCGCGACCCGCAGTTGTTCCTGTTCGACGAGCCCCTGTCCAACCTCGACGCCAAGCTGCGGGTGGAAATGCGCATGGAGATCAAGCTGCTGCACGAAAAGCTGCGCGCCACCATCGTCTACGTAACCCACGACCAGATCGAAGCGATGACCCTGGGCAGCAAGATCGCCGTCATGAAGGAGGGGGAGATCCGCCAGATCGGCACGCCGCAAGAGGTCTACGACGATCCCGCCGATCAGTTCGTGGCAGGGTTCATCGGCTCTCCGTCGATGAATTTCCTGCCCACTCGCGTCATCGAGCGCGACGGCGGGCTGGGACTGGAAATGCGCGGCAGCGCGGGCGACTTCGTGCTTCCCGTGCACCGGCAGGCCGGGAAGCTGCGCGCCTGGGTCGGCAAGGAGGTCGTGCTCGGCATACGGCCCGAGCAGATCACCGACGTGCAGCAGTCGCGCGCCGATGGCGAGGTGCATCGCCAGCGCCTCAAGCTCGAACTCACCGAACCAACCGGTCCGGACACCCTCGCCTTCGTGCGGCTGAACGAGGTCAACGTCTGCTGCCGCGTGCGCCCGGATCAGTGCGCGCCAGCCGGACAGGTGATGGAGTTGCTGTTCGACCTGTCCAAGGCGGTGTTCTTCGAGCCCGGCTCCGAGAAACGGATCGCCTGA